One Robbsia sp. KACC 23696 DNA segment encodes these proteins:
- the folK gene encoding 2-amino-4-hydroxy-6-hydroxymethyldihydropteridine diphosphokinase: protein MTVAYLGLGANLGDARQSLKDAVIALAQRPGIIVLGKSSLYQSAPVDASGDDYLNVVIAIGTLLTPRALLELCQDVEREFGRERPFHNAPRTLDVDILLYGDLDMSEPDLRIPHPRMTERAFALLPLLELDGDVIVPGKGRAADYVAAVRDQRIEIVTTCQCRIPTASTAAAARGACGPGNTR, encoded by the coding sequence ATGACAGTTGCCTATCTGGGACTGGGCGCCAATCTCGGCGATGCACGTCAGTCGCTGAAAGACGCGGTCATCGCGCTGGCGCAACGGCCCGGCATCATCGTGCTCGGCAAATCGAGCCTCTATCAATCCGCCCCGGTGGACGCCAGCGGCGACGACTACCTGAACGTCGTGATCGCCATCGGCACGCTCCTGACACCGCGCGCCCTGCTGGAGCTATGCCAGGACGTCGAGCGCGAGTTCGGCCGCGAGCGCCCGTTTCACAATGCGCCCCGGACGCTCGATGTCGACATCCTGCTGTACGGCGATCTCGACATGTCCGAGCCCGACCTGCGCATCCCGCATCCGCGCATGACGGAACGGGCTTTCGCGCTGCTGCCCTTGCTGGAACTCGACGGCGATGTCATCGTGCCCGGCAAGGGACGCGCGGCGGATTACGTCGCGGCGGTGCGCGATCAGCGTATCGAGATCGTCACGACGTGTCAGTGCCGCATCCCGACCGCGAGCACCGCTGCCGCCGCGCGCGGTGCGTGCGGTCCCGGCAACACGCGTTAG
- a CDS encoding deoxynucleoside kinase, which translates to MDAEGRPRYGYVVIEGPVGVGKSALAKVLAEKWAMTPVFEQPQTNPFLERFYRDPARHALAVQQHFLLERRRLAAGLKNASVGAGPFSGGGAFGPAAASSSNAMAGVTGGAALGLGPVISDFLLEKDALYAELNLDADEFALYQRLAAQLPSAAPVPDLVIYLQASPEVLFARIQKRGSGVELQMSDAYLRALCDAYNQFFYHYEAAPLLTVNAENMAPAEDEADLALLLDHIHRMRGPREFFVKGSMSI; encoded by the coding sequence GTGGATGCCGAAGGACGCCCGCGCTACGGCTATGTCGTTATCGAAGGTCCGGTGGGCGTCGGCAAGAGCGCGCTGGCGAAGGTGCTGGCCGAAAAGTGGGCCATGACGCCGGTTTTCGAGCAGCCGCAAACCAATCCCTTTCTTGAACGCTTCTACCGCGATCCGGCACGCCACGCGCTGGCCGTGCAGCAGCACTTTCTGCTCGAACGGCGCCGCTTGGCGGCGGGGCTGAAGAACGCGTCGGTGGGCGCGGGACCCTTCTCCGGCGGCGGCGCGTTCGGTCCGGCCGCGGCATCCAGCTCCAACGCGATGGCCGGCGTGACCGGTGGCGCAGCGCTCGGGCTCGGTCCGGTGATCAGCGATTTCCTGCTTGAAAAAGATGCCTTGTATGCCGAGTTGAACCTGGATGCGGACGAATTCGCGCTCTATCAACGCCTGGCCGCGCAATTGCCCAGCGCCGCACCGGTGCCGGACCTGGTGATCTATCTACAGGCCAGTCCGGAAGTGCTGTTCGCGCGTATTCAGAAGCGAGGCAGCGGCGTCGAATTGCAGATGTCCGATGCCTATCTCCGCGCGCTGTGCGACGCCTATAACCAGTTTTTCTATCACTACGAAGCGGCGCCGTTGCTGACGGTCAATGCCGAGAATATGGCGCCCGCCGAGGACGAAGCCGATCTGGCCCTGCTGCTTGACCATATTCATCGCATGCGCGGCCCGCGTGAATTTTTTGTCAAAGGGTCGATGTCGATATGA
- the panB gene encoding 3-methyl-2-oxobutanoate hydroxymethyltransferase — MSYLQATERRAITVPTLQAMRDAGEKIAMLTCYDASFAALLEQVGVDVLLIGDSLGNVLQGHGTTLPVTLDDIAYHTACVARGAKRPLIIADLPFGTYGTPADAFASSVALLRAGAEMVKLEGGAWLAETVRFLVERSVPVCAHIGLMPQSVHAMGGFKIQGRTIEGAQSLKNDAEALQDAGAQLIVIEGVPAVLAAEVTDALAVPTIGIGAGPDCSGQVLVLHDLLGVFPGKRPRFVRDFVSGEPSIAAGVAAYVQAVKEGQFPAEEHSF, encoded by the coding sequence ATGAGTTACCTTCAAGCCACGGAACGCCGTGCGATCACCGTCCCTACGCTGCAAGCAATGCGCGACGCCGGGGAAAAGATCGCCATGTTGACCTGCTATGACGCGAGTTTCGCGGCATTGCTGGAACAGGTGGGCGTGGATGTCTTGTTGATCGGGGACTCGCTGGGCAATGTCCTGCAGGGACATGGCACGACGCTTCCCGTGACGCTCGACGATATTGCGTACCACACCGCCTGCGTCGCACGCGGCGCGAAGCGGCCGTTGATCATCGCCGATCTGCCCTTCGGCACCTATGGCACGCCTGCCGACGCCTTTGCGTCGTCGGTCGCGTTATTGCGTGCCGGCGCGGAAATGGTCAAGCTGGAAGGCGGCGCCTGGCTGGCGGAAACGGTGCGCTTCCTGGTCGAACGCTCGGTGCCGGTCTGCGCCCATATCGGACTGATGCCGCAGTCGGTGCATGCGATGGGCGGCTTCAAGATTCAGGGGCGCACGATCGAGGGTGCGCAGTCGCTGAAAAACGATGCCGAAGCGCTGCAGGATGCGGGCGCGCAATTGATCGTCATCGAGGGCGTGCCGGCCGTGCTGGCGGCCGAAGTGACCGACGCGCTTGCGGTCCCGACGATCGGTATCGGCGCCGGCCCGGATTGCTCCGGCCAGGTGCTGGTCCTGCACGATCTGCTCGGCGTGTTTCCCGGCAAACGGCCGCGTTTCGTGCGGGACTTCGTCTCGGGCGAGCCGTCGATCGCTGCCGGCGTCGCGGCATATGTTCAGGCGGTGAAGGAAGGTCAGTTCCCCGCGGAAGAGCATTCGTTCTAA
- a CDS encoding chorismate-binding protein — MSAPLPDSDDRHGALAPVSLSPCSQMATPPDPQESAGPGASCFALLDDAQCAGASSDNDAPIPLAPRTSRLYTGFVREHRCTDPTLLDAAWAGVERDLATGLHAVVLGDYEWGVALAMPDACPDSGAALRVLCFRHCARLTPEQTDAFLASIATSPAMPSGIADVSASVTPDAFDAAIAAIHRALHAGESYQINYTFRLRFGVYGDPIVLYRQLRARQPVAFGALIRASDGWVLSVSPELFVRHEHGVIHAKPMKGTAARVLDDPDRDALAARTLQSDEKNRAENVMIVDLLRNDLGRIAQVGSVQVTRLFEVDPLPSVWQMTSTVRATLAPRVRFPDVLRALFPCGSITGAPKHASMALIRQIETTPRGLYTGTIGWIEPAPAGGSDSDSDSDDDDGRQCGAFCLSVTIRTITIHDPQVCETLPTDGAPEPIATERTGLLAGEAGIGAGIVLDSRAADEYEECWLKARFLTGADPGFALFETIALDLGAMRADAMPYLPRHLARLQHAARRLGFACPIERVLAAIDDRIAALRAAAPMIDSVSAARESGVRAPSHRLRLALSKDGTVHCTAAPMAPLPSGPVGVLMARDHGYAPTQANDFLLRFKTTARAQYDMAWQAAAEKGAFDMLFENTAGELTEGGRSNVYLQLDGQWFTPPLQCGLLPGVMRQAILDGAVPGAPSVTERVLQRKDVARAQACALSNGLRGWFRASLAH; from the coding sequence GTGAGTGCGCCGCTGCCCGATTCTGATGACCGGCACGGTGCGCTCGCGCCGGTTTCCCTCTCTCCCTGTTCCCAAATGGCCACGCCGCCTGATCCTCAGGAAAGCGCTGGCCCAGGCGCATCGTGCTTCGCGTTGTTGGACGATGCGCAGTGCGCCGGCGCCTCGTCCGACAACGACGCCCCGATCCCCCTTGCCCCCCGAACGAGCCGGCTCTATACCGGCTTCGTCCGTGAGCACCGCTGCACCGACCCAACGCTGCTCGACGCGGCATGGGCCGGCGTCGAGCGGGACCTCGCGACGGGACTGCATGCGGTGGTGCTCGGCGATTACGAATGGGGTGTCGCGCTGGCCATGCCAGACGCGTGTCCCGACAGCGGCGCCGCGTTGCGCGTCCTTTGTTTCCGGCATTGCGCGCGACTCACACCGGAGCAGACCGATGCTTTTCTGGCATCGATCGCTACGAGCCCCGCCATGCCAAGCGGCATTGCCGACGTCTCGGCGAGCGTCACACCCGATGCATTCGATGCGGCGATCGCTGCGATCCATCGTGCTTTGCATGCTGGCGAAAGCTATCAAATCAATTACACGTTCCGCCTCCGTTTCGGCGTCTATGGCGATCCGATCGTACTCTATCGGCAATTGCGCGCGCGTCAGCCGGTGGCATTCGGGGCCTTGATACGCGCCTCCGACGGCTGGGTGCTCTCCGTTTCCCCGGAGCTTTTCGTGCGGCACGAACACGGCGTCATTCATGCCAAGCCGATGAAGGGGACGGCTGCGCGCGTGCTTGACGATCCGGACCGCGACGCGCTCGCCGCGCGGACCTTGCAGTCCGATGAGAAAAATCGCGCCGAGAATGTGATGATCGTGGATCTGCTGCGCAACGATCTCGGACGCATCGCGCAAGTGGGTAGCGTGCAGGTCACGCGCCTGTTCGAGGTCGACCCATTGCCGTCGGTCTGGCAAATGACGTCGACGGTGCGCGCGACCTTGGCGCCTCGCGTGCGCTTTCCCGATGTGTTGCGGGCCTTGTTTCCTTGCGGCTCGATCACCGGCGCGCCGAAGCACGCGTCAATGGCCCTGATTCGCCAGATCGAGACGACGCCGCGCGGCTTGTACACCGGCACCATCGGCTGGATCGAACCGGCGCCGGCAGGGGGTTCCGACAGCGATAGCGATAGCGACGACGACGACGGGCGCCAATGCGGGGCATTCTGCCTCTCGGTGACGATCAGGACAATTACGATCCACGACCCGCAGGTTTGCGAGACGCTGCCGACCGACGGCGCGCCGGAACCGATCGCCACCGAGCGGACCGGCTTACTGGCGGGCGAGGCGGGGATCGGTGCCGGCATCGTTCTCGACAGCCGCGCGGCGGACGAATACGAAGAATGTTGGCTGAAGGCGCGCTTTCTGACCGGCGCGGACCCGGGGTTCGCCCTGTTCGAAACCATCGCGCTGGATCTCGGAGCAATGCGCGCCGATGCGATGCCCTATCTACCACGCCATCTGGCACGGTTGCAGCACGCGGCACGCCGCCTCGGTTTTGCCTGTCCGATCGAGCGCGTCCTTGCGGCGATCGATGATCGGATCGCCGCGCTGCGCGCCGCCGCGCCGATGATCGATTCCGTATCGGCCGCACGTGAAAGCGGCGTGCGCGCGCCCAGCCATCGCTTGCGCCTTGCGCTAAGCAAGGACGGCACGGTGCACTGCACGGCCGCCCCCATGGCGCCGCTGCCGTCAGGACCCGTCGGTGTGCTGATGGCGCGGGACCATGGATATGCACCCACGCAGGCGAACGACTTCCTTCTCCGCTTCAAAACGACGGCGCGCGCGCAATACGACATGGCCTGGCAGGCCGCAGCCGAGAAAGGGGCGTTCGATATGCTTTTCGAGAATACGGCGGGCGAATTGACTGAGGGAGGGCGCAGCAATGTCTATCTGCAGCTCGACGGCCAATGGTTTACGCCGCCTTTGCAGTGCGGGCTGCTGCCCGGCGTGATGCGGCAAGCGATCCTGGACGGCGCCGTACCGGGCGCGCCTTCCGTCACGGAGCGGGTGCTCCAACGCAAGGATGTCGCCCGCGCGCAGGCCTGTGCGCTATCGAATGGGCTGCGAGGATGGTTCCGCGCGTCGCTGGCGCACTGA
- the dnaJ gene encoding molecular chaperone DnaJ yields the protein MSKRDFYEILGVAKNASEEELKKAYRKLAMKYHPDRNPDNKEAEEHFKEVKQAYEMLSDPQKRAAYDQYGHAGVDPNMGGGAGAQGFGGFADAFGDIFGDIFGQAAGGGGRGGRGGPQVYRGADLRYSMEITLDQAAHGYDTQIRVPGWTECDVCHGHGAKPGTKAQTCPTCAGQGQVRMSQGFFSVQQTCPKCHGTGSFIPDPCVKCHGVGKIKETKTLEVKIPAGIDDGMRIRSAGNGEPGVNGGPAGDLYIEIHIKAHPVFERDGDDLHCQMPISFTTAALGGDIEVPTLNGRVTFPVPEGTQSAKTFRLRAKGIKGLRSSIAGDLYVHVQVETPVKLTEQQRALLQQFEASLAEGGSRHNPQSKSWFDKVKSFFE from the coding sequence ATGTCAAAACGCGATTTTTACGAAATCCTGGGTGTAGCGAAGAACGCCAGCGAAGAAGAGCTGAAGAAGGCTTATCGGAAGCTGGCGATGAAGTACCACCCGGACCGGAATCCGGACAATAAGGAAGCGGAAGAGCACTTCAAAGAGGTCAAACAGGCCTACGAGATGCTTTCGGATCCGCAGAAACGCGCCGCCTATGACCAATATGGTCACGCCGGCGTGGACCCGAACATGGGTGGCGGCGCTGGCGCGCAAGGTTTTGGCGGTTTCGCCGATGCCTTCGGCGATATTTTCGGCGACATCTTCGGTCAAGCGGCCGGCGGTGGCGGCCGAGGCGGTCGGGGCGGCCCCCAGGTTTATCGGGGTGCCGACCTGCGCTACAGCATGGAAATCACGCTCGACCAGGCCGCGCATGGCTATGACACGCAGATCCGCGTGCCGGGATGGACCGAGTGCGACGTCTGTCACGGGCATGGCGCGAAGCCGGGCACGAAGGCGCAGACTTGCCCGACTTGTGCGGGGCAGGGTCAGGTGCGGATGTCGCAAGGGTTCTTCAGCGTCCAGCAGACCTGCCCGAAGTGTCATGGAACGGGCAGTTTCATCCCCGATCCCTGCGTGAAGTGTCATGGCGTCGGCAAGATCAAGGAAACGAAGACCCTTGAGGTCAAGATTCCGGCCGGCATCGACGATGGCATGCGGATCCGTTCGGCCGGAAACGGCGAACCCGGTGTCAACGGTGGGCCTGCGGGCGACTTGTATATCGAGATTCATATCAAGGCGCACCCGGTCTTCGAGCGCGATGGCGACGACCTGCATTGCCAGATGCCGATCTCGTTCACCACGGCGGCATTGGGTGGCGATATCGAAGTGCCGACCTTGAACGGGCGCGTGACCTTCCCGGTGCCGGAAGGCACGCAATCGGCCAAGACGTTCCGCCTGCGTGCCAAGGGCATCAAGGGCCTGCGTTCCAGCATTGCCGGCGATCTCTACGTGCACGTGCAGGTTGAGACACCGGTGAAGCTGACCGAGCAACAGCGCGCGCTGTTGCAACAGTTCGAAGCATCGCTTGCCGAAGGCGGTTCGCGGCACAACCCGCAAAGCAAGAGCTGGTTCGACAAGGTCAAGAGCTTCTTCGAGTGA